One window from the genome of Osmerus eperlanus chromosome 1, fOsmEpe2.1, whole genome shotgun sequence encodes:
- the znf740a gene encoding zinc finger protein ZFP2 isoform X17, which translates to MSHLPSSSVRDHMKWAGLLGCEAVLSSMALMQASSMAGPPKKMMTPLGHGPPQREGPDRGPQSHMILPSGMSCPPLLIRKEGDFHAPRLLDEKEMRANEEMQLKKKNRKSGTPCKVREQDGRGGKVVVVDENGNCPVSKVQKNFICDHCYGAFRSGYHLKRHILIHTGEKPYACAICDMRFIQRYHLERHSLIHTGVKPYACSMCDMRFFQRYHLERHSLTHTGVKPYACSMCDMRFFQRYHLARHSLTHTGVKPYACSMCDMRFFQRYHLARHSLTHTGVKPYACAMCDMRFFQRYHLARHSLTHTGVKPYACSMCDMRFFQRYHLARHSLTHTGVKPYACSMCDMRFIQRYQLERHSLTHTGVKPYACTMCDKRFFQRYHLARHSLTHMGVKPYACTMCDMRFFQRYHLARHSLTHTGVKPYACTMCDKRFFQRYHLARHSLTHMGVKPYACSMCDMRFVQRYHLSRHSLTHTGVKPYACSMCDMRFIQRNHLERHSHTHTGEKPFACDMCDMRFIQRYHLERHKRVHSGEKPYQCERCQQNFSRTDRLLRHRRLCQGRGVAKVENQPCCEPRPYPQEPPPAPPTWSPLHPPPGRLAV; encoded by the exons ATGTCACACCTGCCCAGCAGCTCAGTCCGCGACCATATGAAATGG GCGGGGCTGCTTGGCTGTGAGGCCGTGCTCTCAAGTATGGCCCTGATGCAGGCGAGCTCCATGGCCGGTCCACCCAAGAAAATGATGACCCCACTTGGCCATGGACCGCCCCAGAGGGAAGGCCCTGACCGTGGGCCTCAGAGCCACATGATCCTGCCGTctgggatgagctgtccccccttg CTCATTCGGAAGGAGGGTGACTTTCATGCACCCCGCTTGCTGGATGAGAAGGAGATGAGGGCCAATGAGGAGATGCAGCTAAAAAAGAAGAACAGGAAATCTGGAACACCCTGTAAagtgagagagcaggatggacgGGGAGGCAAG GTGGTGGTTGTTGATGAGAATGGTAACTGTCCAGTATCCAAAGTGCAGAAAAATTTCATCTGTGATCATTGTTATGGAGCATTTAGGAGTGGCTATCACCTGAAGAGACACATCCTCATTCATACAG GGGAGAAGCCGTATGCTTGTGCCATATGTGACATGAGGTTTATTCAGCGTTACCACCTGGAGAGACACAGCCTCATTCATACGG gggtgaagCCGTACGCTTGTTCCATGTGTGACATGAGGTTTTTCCAGCGTTACCACCTGGAGAGACACAGCCTCACTCATACGG gggtgaagCCATACGCTTGTTCCATGTGTGACATGAGGTTCTTCCAGCGCTACCACCTGGCGAGACACAGCCTCACTCATACGG GGGTGAAGCCATACGCTTGCTCCATGTGTGACATGAGGTTTTTCCAGCGCTACCACTTGGCGAGACACAGCCTCACTCATACGG gggtgaagCCATATGCTTGCGCCATGTGTGACATGAGATTTTTCCAGAGATACCACCTGGCAAGACACAGCCTCACTCACACGG GAGTGAAGCCATACGCTTGTTCCATGTGTGACATGAGGTTTTTCCAGCGCTACCACCTGGCGAGACACAGCCTCACTCATACGG GTGTGAAGCCGTATGCTTGCTCCATGTGTGACATGAGGTTTATTCAGCGGTATCAACTGGAGAGACACAGCCTCACTCATACAG gagtgaaaCCTTACGCTTGCACCATGTGTGACAAGAGGTTTTTTCAGCGCTACCACCTGGCGAGACACAGCCTCACTCATATGG GAGTGAAGCCGTACGCATGTACCATGTGTGACATGAGGTTTTTTCAACGCTACCACCTGGCGAGACACAGCCTCACTCATACGG gagtgaaaCCTTACGCTTGCACCATGTGTGACAAGAGGTTTTTTCAGCGCTACCACCTGGCAAGACACAGCCTCACTCATATGG GAGTGAAGCCATACGCTTGTTCCATGTGTGACATGAGGTTTGTTCAGCGCTACCACCTGTCGAGACACAGCCTCACTCATACGG GGGTGAAGCCGTATGCTTGTTCCATGTGTGACATGAGGTTTATTCAGCGTAACCATCTGGAGAGACACAGCCACACTCATACGG GGGAGAAGCCATTTGCATGTGACATGTGTGATATGAGGTTTATCCAGCGCTACCATCTGGAGCGACACAAGCGTGTCCACAGCGGAGAAAAGCCTTATCAGTGCGAGAGATGCCAGCAG AACTTTTCACGGACCGATCGGCTGTTGCGGCATCGGCGGTTGTGCCAGGGCCGTGGTGTGGCAAAGGTGGAGAACCAGCCATGTTGTGAGCCTCGCCCATATCCCCAGGAGCCCCCACCGGCTCCACCTACCTGGagccccctgcacccccctcctGGTCGGCTTGCAGTCTGA
- the znf740a gene encoding zinc finger protein ZFP2 isoform X30 — MSHLPSSSVRDHMKWAGLLGCEAVLSSMALMQASSMAGPPKKMMTPLGHGPPQREGPDRGPQSHMILPSGMSCPPLLIRKEGDFHAPRLLDEKEMRANEEMQLKKKNRKSGTPCKVREQDGRGGKVVVVDENGNCPVSKVQKNFICDHCYGAFRSGYHLKRHILIHTGEKPYACAICDMRFIQRYHLERHSLIHTGVKPYACSMCDMRFFQRYHLERHSLTHTGVKPYACSMCDMRFFQRYHLARHSLTHTGVKPYACSMCDMRFFQRYHLARHSLTHTGVKPYACAMCDMRFFQRYHLARHSLTHTGVKPYACSMCDMRFFQRYHLARHSLTHTGVKPYACSMCDMRFIQRYQLERHSLTHTGVKPYACTMCNMRFVQRYHLARHSLTHTGVKPYACTMCDKRFFQRYHLARHSLTHMGVKPYACSMCDMRFVQRYHLSRHSLTHTGVKPYACSMCDMRFIQRNHLERHSHTHTGEKPFACDMCDMRFIQRYHLERHKRVHSGEKPYQCERCQQNFSRTDRLLRHRRLCQGRGVAKVENQPCCEPRPYPQEPPPAPPTWSPLHPPPGRLAV, encoded by the exons ATGTCACACCTGCCCAGCAGCTCAGTCCGCGACCATATGAAATGG GCGGGGCTGCTTGGCTGTGAGGCCGTGCTCTCAAGTATGGCCCTGATGCAGGCGAGCTCCATGGCCGGTCCACCCAAGAAAATGATGACCCCACTTGGCCATGGACCGCCCCAGAGGGAAGGCCCTGACCGTGGGCCTCAGAGCCACATGATCCTGCCGTctgggatgagctgtccccccttg CTCATTCGGAAGGAGGGTGACTTTCATGCACCCCGCTTGCTGGATGAGAAGGAGATGAGGGCCAATGAGGAGATGCAGCTAAAAAAGAAGAACAGGAAATCTGGAACACCCTGTAAagtgagagagcaggatggacgGGGAGGCAAG GTGGTGGTTGTTGATGAGAATGGTAACTGTCCAGTATCCAAAGTGCAGAAAAATTTCATCTGTGATCATTGTTATGGAGCATTTAGGAGTGGCTATCACCTGAAGAGACACATCCTCATTCATACAG GGGAGAAGCCGTATGCTTGTGCCATATGTGACATGAGGTTTATTCAGCGTTACCACCTGGAGAGACACAGCCTCATTCATACGG gggtgaagCCGTACGCTTGTTCCATGTGTGACATGAGGTTTTTCCAGCGTTACCACCTGGAGAGACACAGCCTCACTCATACGG gggtgaagCCATACGCTTGTTCCATGTGTGACATGAGGTTCTTCCAGCGCTACCACCTGGCGAGACACAGCCTCACTCATACGG GGGTGAAGCCATACGCTTGCTCCATGTGTGACATGAGGTTTTTCCAGCGCTACCACTTGGCGAGACACAGCCTCACTCATACGG gggtgaagCCATATGCTTGCGCCATGTGTGACATGAGATTTTTCCAGAGATACCACCTGGCAAGACACAGCCTCACTCACACGG GAGTGAAGCCATACGCTTGTTCCATGTGTGACATGAGGTTTTTCCAGCGCTACCACCTGGCGAGACACAGCCTCACTCATACGG GTGTGAAGCCGTATGCTTGCTCCATGTGTGACATGAGGTTTATTCAGCGGTATCAACTGGAGAGACACAGCCTCACTCATACAG GAGTGAAGCCGTACGCTTGCACCATGTGTAACATGAGGTTTGTTCAGCGCTACCACCTGGCGAGACACAGCCTCACTCATACGG gagtgaaaCCTTACGCTTGCACCATGTGTGACAAGAGGTTTTTTCAGCGCTACCACCTGGCAAGACACAGCCTCACTCATATGG GAGTGAAGCCATACGCTTGTTCCATGTGTGACATGAGGTTTGTTCAGCGCTACCACCTGTCGAGACACAGCCTCACTCATACGG GGGTGAAGCCGTATGCTTGTTCCATGTGTGACATGAGGTTTATTCAGCGTAACCATCTGGAGAGACACAGCCACACTCATACGG GGGAGAAGCCATTTGCATGTGACATGTGTGATATGAGGTTTATCCAGCGCTACCATCTGGAGCGACACAAGCGTGTCCACAGCGGAGAAAAGCCTTATCAGTGCGAGAGATGCCAGCAG AACTTTTCACGGACCGATCGGCTGTTGCGGCATCGGCGGTTGTGCCAGGGCCGTGGTGTGGCAAAGGTGGAGAACCAGCCATGTTGTGAGCCTCGCCCATATCCCCAGGAGCCCCCACCGGCTCCACCTACCTGGagccccctgcacccccctcctGGTCGGCTTGCAGTCTGA
- the znf740a gene encoding zinc finger protein ZFP2 isoform X31 translates to MSHLPSSSVRDHMKWAGLLGCEAVLSSMALMQASSMAGPPKKMMTPLGHGPPQREGPDRGPQSHMILPSGMSCPPLLIRKEGDFHAPRLLDEKEMRANEEMQLKKKNRKSGTPCKVREQDGRGGKVVVVDENGNCPVSKVQKNFICDHCYGAFRSGYHLKRHILIHTGEKPYACAICDMRFIQRYHLERHSLIHTGVKPYACSMCDMRFFQRYHLERHSLTHTGVKPYACSMCDMRFFQRYHLARHSLTHTGVKPYACSMCDMRFIQRYQLERHSLTHTGVKPYACTMCDKRFFQRYHLARHSLTHMGVKPYACTMCNMRFVQRYHLARHSLTHTGVKPYACTMCDKRFFQRYHLARHSLTHMGVKPYACTMCDMRFFQRYHLARHSLTHTGVKPYACTMCDKRFFQRYHLARHSLTHMGVKPYACSMCDMRFVQRYHLSRHSLTHTGVKPYACSMCDMRFIQRNHLERHSHTHTGEKPFACDMCDMRFIQRYHLERHKRVHSGEKPYQCERCQQNFSRTDRLLRHRRLCQGRGVAKVENQPCCEPRPYPQEPPPAPPTWSPLHPPPGRLAV, encoded by the exons ATGTCACACCTGCCCAGCAGCTCAGTCCGCGACCATATGAAATGG GCGGGGCTGCTTGGCTGTGAGGCCGTGCTCTCAAGTATGGCCCTGATGCAGGCGAGCTCCATGGCCGGTCCACCCAAGAAAATGATGACCCCACTTGGCCATGGACCGCCCCAGAGGGAAGGCCCTGACCGTGGGCCTCAGAGCCACATGATCCTGCCGTctgggatgagctgtccccccttg CTCATTCGGAAGGAGGGTGACTTTCATGCACCCCGCTTGCTGGATGAGAAGGAGATGAGGGCCAATGAGGAGATGCAGCTAAAAAAGAAGAACAGGAAATCTGGAACACCCTGTAAagtgagagagcaggatggacgGGGAGGCAAG GTGGTGGTTGTTGATGAGAATGGTAACTGTCCAGTATCCAAAGTGCAGAAAAATTTCATCTGTGATCATTGTTATGGAGCATTTAGGAGTGGCTATCACCTGAAGAGACACATCCTCATTCATACAG GGGAGAAGCCGTATGCTTGTGCCATATGTGACATGAGGTTTATTCAGCGTTACCACCTGGAGAGACACAGCCTCATTCATACGG gggtgaagCCGTACGCTTGTTCCATGTGTGACATGAGGTTTTTCCAGCGTTACCACCTGGAGAGACACAGCCTCACTCATACGG GAGTGAAGCCATACGCTTGTTCCATGTGTGACATGAGGTTTTTCCAGCGCTACCACCTGGCGAGACACAGCCTCACTCATACGG GTGTGAAGCCGTATGCTTGCTCCATGTGTGACATGAGGTTTATTCAGCGGTATCAACTGGAGAGACACAGCCTCACTCATACAG GGGTGAAGCCGTACGCTTGCACCATGTGTGACAAGAGGTTTTTTCAGCGCTACCACCTGGCGAGACACAGCCTCACTCATATGG GAGTGAAGCCGTACGCTTGCACCATGTGTAACATGAGGTTTGTTCAGCGCTACCACCTGGCGAGACACAGCCTCACTCATACGG gagtgaaaCCTTACGCTTGCACCATGTGTGACAAGAGGTTTTTTCAGCGCTACCACCTGGCGAGACACAGCCTCACTCATATGG GAGTGAAGCCGTACGCATGTACCATGTGTGACATGAGGTTTTTTCAACGCTACCACCTGGCGAGACACAGCCTCACTCATACGG gagtgaaaCCTTACGCTTGCACCATGTGTGACAAGAGGTTTTTTCAGCGCTACCACCTGGCAAGACACAGCCTCACTCATATGG GAGTGAAGCCATACGCTTGTTCCATGTGTGACATGAGGTTTGTTCAGCGCTACCACCTGTCGAGACACAGCCTCACTCATACGG GGGTGAAGCCGTATGCTTGTTCCATGTGTGACATGAGGTTTATTCAGCGTAACCATCTGGAGAGACACAGCCACACTCATACGG GGGAGAAGCCATTTGCATGTGACATGTGTGATATGAGGTTTATCCAGCGCTACCATCTGGAGCGACACAAGCGTGTCCACAGCGGAGAAAAGCCTTATCAGTGCGAGAGATGCCAGCAG AACTTTTCACGGACCGATCGGCTGTTGCGGCATCGGCGGTTGTGCCAGGGCCGTGGTGTGGCAAAGGTGGAGAACCAGCCATGTTGTGAGCCTCGCCCATATCCCCAGGAGCCCCCACCGGCTCCACCTACCTGGagccccctgcacccccctcctGGTCGGCTTGCAGTCTGA
- the znf740a gene encoding zinc finger protein ZFP2 isoform X26, with product MSHLPSSSVRDHMKWAGLLGCEAVLSSMALMQASSMAGPPKKMMTPLGHGPPQREGPDRGPQSHMILPSGMSCPPLLIRKEGDFHAPRLLDEKEMRANEEMQLKKKNRKSGTPCKVREQDGRGGKVVVVDENGNCPVSKVQKNFICDHCYGAFRSGYHLKRHILIHTGEKPYACAICDMRFIQRYHLERHSLIHTGVKPYACSMCDMRFFQRYHLARHSLTHTGVKPYACAMCDMRFFQRYHLARHSLTHTGVKPYACSMCDMRFFQRYHLARHSLTHTGVKPYACSMCDMRFIQRYQLERHSLTHTGVKPYACTMCDKRFFQRYHLARHSLTHMGVKPYACTMCNMRFVQRYHLARHSLTHTGVKPYACTMCDKRFFQRYHLARHSLTHMGVKPYACTMCDMRFFQRYHLARHSLTHTGVKPYACTMCDKRFFQRYHLARHSLTHMGVKPYACSMCDMRFVQRYHLSRHSLTHTGVKPYACSMCDMRFIQRNHLERHSHTHTGEKPFACDMCDMRFIQRYHLERHKRVHSGEKPYQCERCQQNFSRTDRLLRHRRLCQGRGVAKVENQPCCEPRPYPQEPPPAPPTWSPLHPPPGRLAV from the exons ATGTCACACCTGCCCAGCAGCTCAGTCCGCGACCATATGAAATGG GCGGGGCTGCTTGGCTGTGAGGCCGTGCTCTCAAGTATGGCCCTGATGCAGGCGAGCTCCATGGCCGGTCCACCCAAGAAAATGATGACCCCACTTGGCCATGGACCGCCCCAGAGGGAAGGCCCTGACCGTGGGCCTCAGAGCCACATGATCCTGCCGTctgggatgagctgtccccccttg CTCATTCGGAAGGAGGGTGACTTTCATGCACCCCGCTTGCTGGATGAGAAGGAGATGAGGGCCAATGAGGAGATGCAGCTAAAAAAGAAGAACAGGAAATCTGGAACACCCTGTAAagtgagagagcaggatggacgGGGAGGCAAG GTGGTGGTTGTTGATGAGAATGGTAACTGTCCAGTATCCAAAGTGCAGAAAAATTTCATCTGTGATCATTGTTATGGAGCATTTAGGAGTGGCTATCACCTGAAGAGACACATCCTCATTCATACAG GGGAGAAGCCGTATGCTTGTGCCATATGTGACATGAGGTTTATTCAGCGTTACCACCTGGAGAGACACAGCCTCATTCATACGG GGGTGAAGCCATACGCTTGCTCCATGTGTGACATGAGGTTTTTCCAGCGCTACCACTTGGCGAGACACAGCCTCACTCATACGG gggtgaagCCATATGCTTGCGCCATGTGTGACATGAGATTTTTCCAGAGATACCACCTGGCAAGACACAGCCTCACTCACACGG GAGTGAAGCCATACGCTTGTTCCATGTGTGACATGAGGTTTTTCCAGCGCTACCACCTGGCGAGACACAGCCTCACTCATACGG GTGTGAAGCCGTATGCTTGCTCCATGTGTGACATGAGGTTTATTCAGCGGTATCAACTGGAGAGACACAGCCTCACTCATACAG GGGTGAAGCCGTACGCTTGCACCATGTGTGACAAGAGGTTTTTTCAGCGCTACCACCTGGCGAGACACAGCCTCACTCATATGG GAGTGAAGCCGTACGCTTGCACCATGTGTAACATGAGGTTTGTTCAGCGCTACCACCTGGCGAGACACAGCCTCACTCATACGG gagtgaaaCCTTACGCTTGCACCATGTGTGACAAGAGGTTTTTTCAGCGCTACCACCTGGCGAGACACAGCCTCACTCATATGG GAGTGAAGCCGTACGCATGTACCATGTGTGACATGAGGTTTTTTCAACGCTACCACCTGGCGAGACACAGCCTCACTCATACGG gagtgaaaCCTTACGCTTGCACCATGTGTGACAAGAGGTTTTTTCAGCGCTACCACCTGGCAAGACACAGCCTCACTCATATGG GAGTGAAGCCATACGCTTGTTCCATGTGTGACATGAGGTTTGTTCAGCGCTACCACCTGTCGAGACACAGCCTCACTCATACGG GGGTGAAGCCGTATGCTTGTTCCATGTGTGACATGAGGTTTATTCAGCGTAACCATCTGGAGAGACACAGCCACACTCATACGG GGGAGAAGCCATTTGCATGTGACATGTGTGATATGAGGTTTATCCAGCGCTACCATCTGGAGCGACACAAGCGTGTCCACAGCGGAGAAAAGCCTTATCAGTGCGAGAGATGCCAGCAG AACTTTTCACGGACCGATCGGCTGTTGCGGCATCGGCGGTTGTGCCAGGGCCGTGGTGTGGCAAAGGTGGAGAACCAGCCATGTTGTGAGCCTCGCCCATATCCCCAGGAGCCCCCACCGGCTCCACCTACCTGGagccccctgcacccccctcctGGTCGGCTTGCAGTCTGA
- the znf740a gene encoding zinc finger protein 431 isoform X14 — MSHLPSSSVRDHMKWAGLLGCEAVLSSMALMQASSMAGPPKKMMTPLGHGPPQREGPDRGPQSHMILPSGMSCPPLLIRKEGDFHAPRLLDEKEMRANEEMQLKKKNRKSGTPCKVREQDGRGGKVVVVDENGNCPVSKVQKNFICDHCYGAFRSGYHLKRHILIHTGEKPYACAICDMRFIQRYHLERHSLIHTGVKPYACSMCDMRFFQRYHLERHSLTHTGVKPYACSMCDMRFFQRYHLARHSLTHTGVKPYACAMCDMRFFQRYHLARHSLTHTGVKPYACSMCDMRFFQRYHLARHSLTHTGVKPYACSMCDMRFIQRYQLERHSLTHTGVKPYACTMCDKRFFQRYHLARHSLTHMGVKPYACTMCNMRFVQRYHLARHSLTHTGVKPYACTMCDKRFFQRYHLARHSLTHMGVKPYACTMCDMRFFQRYHLARHSLTHTGVKPYACTMCDKRFFQRYHLARHSLTHMGVKPYACSMCDMRFVQRYHLSRHSLTHTGVKPYACSMCDMRFIQRNHLERHSHTHTGEKPFACDMCDMRFIQRYHLERHKRVHSGEKPYQCERCQQNFSRTDRLLRHRRLCQGRGVAKVENQPCCEPRPYPQEPPPAPPTWSPLHPPPGRLAV, encoded by the exons ATGTCACACCTGCCCAGCAGCTCAGTCCGCGACCATATGAAATGG GCGGGGCTGCTTGGCTGTGAGGCCGTGCTCTCAAGTATGGCCCTGATGCAGGCGAGCTCCATGGCCGGTCCACCCAAGAAAATGATGACCCCACTTGGCCATGGACCGCCCCAGAGGGAAGGCCCTGACCGTGGGCCTCAGAGCCACATGATCCTGCCGTctgggatgagctgtccccccttg CTCATTCGGAAGGAGGGTGACTTTCATGCACCCCGCTTGCTGGATGAGAAGGAGATGAGGGCCAATGAGGAGATGCAGCTAAAAAAGAAGAACAGGAAATCTGGAACACCCTGTAAagtgagagagcaggatggacgGGGAGGCAAG GTGGTGGTTGTTGATGAGAATGGTAACTGTCCAGTATCCAAAGTGCAGAAAAATTTCATCTGTGATCATTGTTATGGAGCATTTAGGAGTGGCTATCACCTGAAGAGACACATCCTCATTCATACAG GGGAGAAGCCGTATGCTTGTGCCATATGTGACATGAGGTTTATTCAGCGTTACCACCTGGAGAGACACAGCCTCATTCATACGG gggtgaagCCGTACGCTTGTTCCATGTGTGACATGAGGTTTTTCCAGCGTTACCACCTGGAGAGACACAGCCTCACTCATACGG GGGTGAAGCCATACGCTTGCTCCATGTGTGACATGAGGTTTTTCCAGCGCTACCACTTGGCGAGACACAGCCTCACTCATACGG gggtgaagCCATATGCTTGCGCCATGTGTGACATGAGATTTTTCCAGAGATACCACCTGGCAAGACACAGCCTCACTCACACGG GAGTGAAGCCATACGCTTGTTCCATGTGTGACATGAGGTTTTTCCAGCGCTACCACCTGGCGAGACACAGCCTCACTCATACGG GTGTGAAGCCGTATGCTTGCTCCATGTGTGACATGAGGTTTATTCAGCGGTATCAACTGGAGAGACACAGCCTCACTCATACAG GGGTGAAGCCGTACGCTTGCACCATGTGTGACAAGAGGTTTTTTCAGCGCTACCACCTGGCGAGACACAGCCTCACTCATATGG GAGTGAAGCCGTACGCTTGCACCATGTGTAACATGAGGTTTGTTCAGCGCTACCACCTGGCGAGACACAGCCTCACTCATACGG gagtgaaaCCTTACGCTTGCACCATGTGTGACAAGAGGTTTTTTCAGCGCTACCACCTGGCGAGACACAGCCTCACTCATATGG GAGTGAAGCCGTACGCATGTACCATGTGTGACATGAGGTTTTTTCAACGCTACCACCTGGCGAGACACAGCCTCACTCATACGG gagtgaaaCCTTACGCTTGCACCATGTGTGACAAGAGGTTTTTTCAGCGCTACCACCTGGCAAGACACAGCCTCACTCATATGG GAGTGAAGCCATACGCTTGTTCCATGTGTGACATGAGGTTTGTTCAGCGCTACCACCTGTCGAGACACAGCCTCACTCATACGG GGGTGAAGCCGTATGCTTGTTCCATGTGTGACATGAGGTTTATTCAGCGTAACCATCTGGAGAGACACAGCCACACTCATACGG GGGAGAAGCCATTTGCATGTGACATGTGTGATATGAGGTTTATCCAGCGCTACCATCTGGAGCGACACAAGCGTGTCCACAGCGGAGAAAAGCCTTATCAGTGCGAGAGATGCCAGCAG AACTTTTCACGGACCGATCGGCTGTTGCGGCATCGGCGGTTGTGCCAGGGCCGTGGTGTGGCAAAGGTGGAGAACCAGCCATGTTGTGAGCCTCGCCCATATCCCCAGGAGCCCCCACCGGCTCCACCTACCTGGagccccctgcacccccctcctGGTCGGCTTGCAGTCTGA
- the znf740a gene encoding zinc finger protein ZFP2 isoform X18, whose translation MSHLPSSSVRDHMKWAGLLGCEAVLSSMALMQASSMAGPPKKMMTPLGHGPPQREGPDRGPQSHMILPSGMSCPPLLIRKEGDFHAPRLLDEKEMRANEEMQLKKKNRKSGTPCKVREQDGRGGKVVVVDENGNCPVSKVQKNFICDHCYGAFRSGYHLKRHILIHTGVKPYACSMCDMRFFQRYHLERHSLTHTGVKPYACSMCDMRFFQRYHLARHSLTHTGVKPYACAMCDMRFFQRYHLARHSLTHTGVKPYACSMCDMRFFQRYHLARHSLTHTGVKPYACSMCDMRFIQRYQLERHSLTHTGVKPYACTMCDKRFFQRYHLARHSLTHMGVKPYACTMCNMRFVQRYHLARHSLTHTGVKPYACTMCDKRFFQRYHLARHSLTHMGVKPYACTMCDMRFFQRYHLARHSLTHTGVKPYACTMCDKRFFQRYHLARHSLTHMGVKPYACSMCDMRFVQRYHLSRHSLTHTGVKPYACSMCDMRFIQRNHLERHSHTHTGEKPFACDMCDMRFIQRYHLERHKRVHSGEKPYQCERCQQNFSRTDRLLRHRRLCQGRGVAKVENQPCCEPRPYPQEPPPAPPTWSPLHPPPGRLAV comes from the exons ATGTCACACCTGCCCAGCAGCTCAGTCCGCGACCATATGAAATGG GCGGGGCTGCTTGGCTGTGAGGCCGTGCTCTCAAGTATGGCCCTGATGCAGGCGAGCTCCATGGCCGGTCCACCCAAGAAAATGATGACCCCACTTGGCCATGGACCGCCCCAGAGGGAAGGCCCTGACCGTGGGCCTCAGAGCCACATGATCCTGCCGTctgggatgagctgtccccccttg CTCATTCGGAAGGAGGGTGACTTTCATGCACCCCGCTTGCTGGATGAGAAGGAGATGAGGGCCAATGAGGAGATGCAGCTAAAAAAGAAGAACAGGAAATCTGGAACACCCTGTAAagtgagagagcaggatggacgGGGAGGCAAG GTGGTGGTTGTTGATGAGAATGGTAACTGTCCAGTATCCAAAGTGCAGAAAAATTTCATCTGTGATCATTGTTATGGAGCATTTAGGAGTGGCTATCACCTGAAGAGACACATCCTCATTCATACAG gggtgaagCCGTACGCTTGTTCCATGTGTGACATGAGGTTTTTCCAGCGTTACCACCTGGAGAGACACAGCCTCACTCATACGG GGGTGAAGCCATACGCTTGCTCCATGTGTGACATGAGGTTTTTCCAGCGCTACCACTTGGCGAGACACAGCCTCACTCATACGG gggtgaagCCATATGCTTGCGCCATGTGTGACATGAGATTTTTCCAGAGATACCACCTGGCAAGACACAGCCTCACTCACACGG GAGTGAAGCCATACGCTTGTTCCATGTGTGACATGAGGTTTTTCCAGCGCTACCACCTGGCGAGACACAGCCTCACTCATACGG GTGTGAAGCCGTATGCTTGCTCCATGTGTGACATGAGGTTTATTCAGCGGTATCAACTGGAGAGACACAGCCTCACTCATACAG GGGTGAAGCCGTACGCTTGCACCATGTGTGACAAGAGGTTTTTTCAGCGCTACCACCTGGCGAGACACAGCCTCACTCATATGG GAGTGAAGCCGTACGCTTGCACCATGTGTAACATGAGGTTTGTTCAGCGCTACCACCTGGCGAGACACAGCCTCACTCATACGG gagtgaaaCCTTACGCTTGCACCATGTGTGACAAGAGGTTTTTTCAGCGCTACCACCTGGCGAGACACAGCCTCACTCATATGG GAGTGAAGCCGTACGCATGTACCATGTGTGACATGAGGTTTTTTCAACGCTACCACCTGGCGAGACACAGCCTCACTCATACGG gagtgaaaCCTTACGCTTGCACCATGTGTGACAAGAGGTTTTTTCAGCGCTACCACCTGGCAAGACACAGCCTCACTCATATGG GAGTGAAGCCATACGCTTGTTCCATGTGTGACATGAGGTTTGTTCAGCGCTACCACCTGTCGAGACACAGCCTCACTCATACGG GGGTGAAGCCGTATGCTTGTTCCATGTGTGACATGAGGTTTATTCAGCGTAACCATCTGGAGAGACACAGCCACACTCATACGG GGGAGAAGCCATTTGCATGTGACATGTGTGATATGAGGTTTATCCAGCGCTACCATCTGGAGCGACACAAGCGTGTCCACAGCGGAGAAAAGCCTTATCAGTGCGAGAGATGCCAGCAG AACTTTTCACGGACCGATCGGCTGTTGCGGCATCGGCGGTTGTGCCAGGGCCGTGGTGTGGCAAAGGTGGAGAACCAGCCATGTTGTGAGCCTCGCCCATATCCCCAGGAGCCCCCACCGGCTCCACCTACCTGGagccccctgcacccccctcctGGTCGGCTTGCAGTCTGA